One window of Mediterraneibacter butyricigenes genomic DNA carries:
- a CDS encoding ribose-phosphate pyrophosphokinase — protein MLRRTERTLDNIPVGSLGMIPLVGCQDMGAKVNDYIIKWRKEDAPEHTQDIAFSGYTRDTYLIDADVPRFGSGEAKGIIKESVRGMDMYLLVDVCNYSVRYSLTGNKNYMSPDDHFQNLKRVIAAIGGKARRINVIMPFLYESRQHKRNGRESLDCALALQELVRMGVDNIITFDAHDPRVQNAIPLSGFETVPSTYQFIKGLLRKYDDLKIDADHMMAISPDEGGTNRAVYLANVLGLDMGMFYKRRDYTKVVNGRNPIVAHEFLGSSVEGKDVIIIDDMISSGESIIEVATELKKRKAKRIFAAATFGLFTNGMKKFDEAYEKGIITGILTTNLVYQTPELLSRPYYINCDMSKYIALIIDTLNHDGSINALLNPNERIQHVLKKYADGEPI, from the coding sequence ATGTTACGTCGAACAGAAAGAACCTTAGACAACATTCCAGTAGGATCCTTGGGGATGATTCCCCTCGTTGGCTGCCAGGATATGGGCGCCAAAGTCAATGACTATATCATCAAATGGCGAAAAGAGGATGCTCCGGAGCACACACAGGATATTGCTTTTTCCGGATACACAAGAGACACCTATCTGATTGATGCAGATGTCCCACGTTTTGGTTCCGGTGAAGCCAAGGGTATCATCAAAGAATCTGTCCGCGGTATGGATATGTATCTTCTGGTAGATGTGTGCAATTACAGCGTACGCTATTCTCTTACCGGCAATAAAAATTATATGTCTCCGGATGACCATTTCCAGAACTTAAAGCGTGTAATTGCCGCAATCGGAGGAAAAGCAAGACGTATCAACGTTATTATGCCATTCCTTTACGAAAGCCGTCAGCACAAGCGTAACGGCCGTGAGTCCCTGGACTGTGCCCTCGCACTGCAGGAACTGGTTCGTATGGGCGTAGACAACATCATCACCTTTGATGCCCATGATCCGCGTGTACAGAACGCAATCCCGCTTAGTGGATTTGAGACTGTCCCATCCACTTATCAGTTTATCAAAGGCCTTTTAAGAAAATATGACGACCTGAAAATCGATGCCGATCATATGATGGCAATCAGCCCGGACGAAGGCGGCACCAATCGTGCTGTATACCTTGCAAACGTCCTTGGACTGGATATGGGTATGTTCTACAAACGTCGAGACTACACAAAGGTTGTCAACGGACGCAACCCGATCGTAGCCCACGAATTCCTGGGATCTTCTGTAGAAGGCAAAGATGTAATCATCATCGATGATATGATCTCTTCCGGAGAAAGTATCATTGAAGTAGCTACAGAACTGAAAAAGAGAAAAGCAAAACGTATCTTCGCAGCCGCTACATTCGGACTGTTCACCAACGGAATGAAGAAGTTTGACGAAGCTTATGAAAAAGGCATCATCACCGGTATCCTGACCACCAACCTGGTATATCAGACACCTGAACTTTTGAGCCGTCCTTACTATATTAACTGCGATATGAGTAAATACATCGCTCTGATCATCGACACACTGAACCATGACGGTTCCATCAACGCT
- a CDS encoding ATP-binding protein codes for MGLQPSQYQAIMRIYEKRQFVSHDIQTSRYQEVIRKVPEYKHVEDEISSVSVQYGRRLLSGEESSTGSLHATLDSLSKQKERLLTAGGFPEDYLEPVYVCKDCKDTGYIGNQPCHCLKKMMIETLYQQSNLTSVLTQENFSTFNLNYYSDSFIDPKTNRSSRAIMLDARKTCQGFVTDFSGSSPNLLLYGDVGIGKSFLTHCIAKELMDQGYSVLYFSSPDFFSVFERITFHKDDTDARAIYEYIRDCDLLIIDDLGTEMTNSFITSTFFSCINERLLSKKSTVISTNITLDTLADLYTERTFSRITSSYTMLRLVGDDIRIKKRLMNREDA; via the coding sequence TTGGGACTGCAACCATCACAGTATCAGGCAATCATGCGCATCTATGAAAAGCGTCAGTTTGTAAGCCACGACATTCAGACTTCCCGCTATCAGGAAGTCATTCGAAAAGTACCGGAATACAAACACGTTGAAGATGAAATATCCTCTGTCTCCGTACAATACGGTCGCAGACTCTTAAGCGGGGAAGAATCTTCTACCGGTTCTCTTCATGCTACGCTTGATTCTCTGAGCAAACAAAAGGAACGCCTTTTAACAGCCGGTGGTTTTCCCGAAGATTATCTGGAACCGGTCTATGTCTGCAAAGACTGCAAAGATACCGGTTATATTGGCAACCAGCCTTGCCATTGTTTGAAGAAGATGATGATAGAGACCTTGTATCAACAGTCCAATTTAACGTCTGTTCTGACACAGGAGAATTTTTCTACCTTCAATCTGAATTATTATTCTGACAGTTTTATAGATCCCAAGACCAACCGTTCTTCACGTGCCATTATGTTGGATGCACGGAAGACCTGTCAGGGATTTGTAACTGATTTTTCCGGTTCTTCTCCCAACCTGCTTCTTTATGGGGATGTAGGAATCGGGAAGAGCTTTCTGACACACTGTATCGCCAAGGAACTGATGGATCAGGGCTATTCTGTTCTGTACTTTTCCTCTCCCGACTTTTTCTCAGTCTTCGAGCGAATCACTTTCCACAAAGACGATACGGATGCCCGTGCAATTTATGAATATATTCGCGATTGCGATTTACTGATTATAGATGACCTTGGTACGGAGATGACCAACAGTTTTATCACCTCTACTTTTTTCTCCTGTATCAACGAAAGACTGCTCTCAAAAAAATCTACCGTGATCTCTACCAACATCACTCTGGACACACTTGCAGATCTTTATACCGAGCGAACATTCTCCCGAATCACCAGCAGTTATACGATGCTGAGACTCGTTGGAGATGATATAAGAATAAAGAAAAGATTAATGAACAGGGAGGACGCATAA
- a CDS encoding DnaD domain protein: MKKLTIRNKFQNNATMISNEFIDHYMTEANGEFVKVYLFLLRHLDDSCFDMSISRIADCLNNTENDIIRAFRYWESHGLLSLDSDAEGNITGICLQKTASATGMNAQDRICSPVSPAVPAGSLATPVVPSTASAPEAVPTTDKPAGSSKAIPLNSFRTQRELKNLYIIAEQYLGKTLTATEIETITYFYKELGLSADIIDYLLASCVENGHKSIHYIQKVALSWSEAKITTIEEARMYSSSYNKNCYTVLNAFGIKGRAPAASEVAYIEKWTGEYGFTLDIIKEACDRTIAGIHQPSFEYADRILSKWSKSGVRHLQDIAPLDQAFQKARSEKKASKAVSAASKNLNNFERRAYDMDSLEAQLLKTN; this comes from the coding sequence ATGAAAAAATTAACGATCAGAAATAAATTTCAGAATAACGCAACGATGATCTCCAACGAGTTCATCGACCATTATATGACGGAGGCCAATGGCGAATTTGTAAAAGTTTATCTTTTTTTGCTGCGCCATCTTGACGATTCCTGTTTTGATATGTCGATCAGCCGGATCGCCGACTGCCTGAACAATACAGAGAACGATATCATCCGCGCATTCCGCTACTGGGAATCCCACGGACTTCTGTCTCTGGATTCTGACGCAGAGGGCAATATTACCGGCATCTGTCTCCAAAAGACCGCATCTGCGACCGGCATGAACGCGCAGGATCGCATCTGTTCTCCTGTCAGCCCGGCAGTTCCGGCCGGTTCCTTAGCAACTCCGGTTGTTCCGTCAACAGCTTCCGCACCGGAAGCCGTTCCGACAACGGACAAGCCCGCCGGAAGTTCCAAAGCGATTCCTCTGAATTCGTTCCGGACACAGCGGGAACTGAAAAATCTCTACATTATAGCGGAACAGTATCTCGGAAAGACCCTGACCGCAACAGAGATTGAGACGATTACTTATTTCTATAAAGAGCTGGGATTGTCAGCCGATATCATTGATTATCTTTTGGCATCCTGTGTCGAAAACGGTCATAAAAGCATTCATTACATACAAAAGGTAGCGCTTTCCTGGTCTGAGGCCAAGATCACAACGATTGAAGAAGCAAGGATGTACTCCTCCAGCTACAACAAGAACTGCTACACCGTTCTTAACGCATTTGGAATCAAAGGCCGTGCACCGGCCGCTTCTGAGGTTGCTTATATCGAGAAATGGACCGGAGAATATGGATTTACACTGGATATTATCAAAGAAGCCTGCGATCGAACCATCGCCGGAATCCATCAGCCCAGTTTCGAATACGCAGATCGTATTCTTTCCAAATGGTCCAAAAGCGGAGTCAGACATTTACAGGATATCGCTCCGTTAGATCAGGCTTTCCAGAAAGCCCGTTCAGAGAAGAAGGCTTCCAAAGCAGTTTCCGCTGCTTCCAAGAACCTGAACAACTTTGAGCGTCGCGCTTACGACATGGATTCTCTGGAAGCTCAGTTACTGAAAACAAACTGA
- the murC gene encoding UDP-N-acetylmuramate--L-alanine ligase: MYKIDFQKPIHIHFIGIGGISMSGLAEILLEEGFAISGSDMKESPLTKQLAQKGALISYGQRAENISDDIDVVVYTAAIHKTNPELMEAVSRKIPMLSRAELLGQLMTNYKTPIAVSGTHGKTTTTSMISHILLEGDEDPTISVGGILQAIGGNIRVGHSQTFITEACEYTNSFLHFFPKISVILNIEEDHLDFFKDLEDIRHSFHQFAALLPSDGTLVINSDIDNYSQIYEGLSCNVVTYGLHHDADYGASNITFDEKGAVSFDLIKHGTVTDHIVLAVPGNHNVSNALASIATAELLGISMDIIKAGLLSFHGTDRRFEYKGTFQGVTVIDDYAHHPTEIAATLKAAQNYPHNTLWCVFQPHTYTRTKAFFREFAEALSHADHVVLADIYAARETDDLGVSSEGLAEEIKKLGADATYLPSFEAIEDFLREKCIHGDLLITMGAGDVVNVGEDLLH; this comes from the coding sequence ATGTACAAGATAGATTTTCAGAAACCCATCCACATTCATTTCATCGGAATCGGCGGAATCAGCATGAGCGGACTGGCAGAGATTCTGCTGGAAGAGGGATTTGCCATCTCCGGTTCTGATATGAAAGAGTCTCCGTTGACCAAGCAGTTAGCGCAGAAAGGTGCCCTGATTTCTTACGGACAACGTGCAGAAAATATTTCCGACGATATTGACGTTGTGGTTTACACCGCAGCCATCCATAAAACAAACCCGGAACTGATGGAGGCCGTCTCCCGAAAGATTCCGATGTTGTCAAGAGCTGAACTTCTCGGACAGCTCATGACCAACTATAAGACACCGATCGCAGTTTCCGGAACCCACGGAAAGACGACCACCACTTCTATGATCTCTCATATCCTTCTGGAAGGCGATGAGGATCCAACCATTTCCGTAGGTGGCATTCTTCAGGCCATCGGAGGAAATATCCGTGTGGGACATTCACAGACTTTCATCACAGAAGCCTGTGAATACACCAACAGCTTTCTTCACTTTTTCCCGAAGATCAGCGTCATTTTAAATATAGAAGAGGATCATCTGGATTTCTTTAAAGATCTGGAAGATATCCGTCATTCTTTCCATCAGTTTGCAGCGCTTTTGCCTTCTGACGGAACTCTGGTGATCAATTCCGATATCGACAACTATTCGCAAATCTACGAAGGACTTTCCTGTAACGTTGTCACCTACGGTCTTCACCACGATGCGGATTACGGCGCATCCAACATCACTTTTGATGAAAAGGGTGCCGTATCTTTTGATTTGATCAAGCACGGAACCGTCACAGACCATATCGTACTGGCTGTTCCCGGCAACCACAACGTATCCAATGCCCTGGCTTCCATTGCAACTGCAGAGCTTTTAGGTATTTCCATGGATATCATCAAAGCCGGTCTTCTGTCCTTCCACGGAACAGACCGACGATTCGAATATAAAGGTACCTTCCAGGGTGTCACTGTCATTGATGATTATGCACATCATCCGACAGAAATCGCTGCTACCTTAAAAGCTGCACAGAATTACCCGCATAACACTCTGTGGTGTGTATTCCAGCCTCATACCTACACCCGCACCAAGGCATTCTTCCGTGAATTTGCCGAGGCATTATCCCATGCGGATCATGTGGTTCTGGCGGATATCTACGCTGCAAGAGAAACCGATGACCTCGGAGTCTCTTCCGAAGGACTGGCAGAAGAAATCAAAAAGCTAGGGGCAGACGCCACCTATCTTCCGAGCTTTGAAGCCATCGAAGATTTCCTTCGCGAAAAATGTATCCACGGGGATCTGTTGATAACTATGGGAGCCGGAGACGTTGTAAATGTGGGCGAAGACCTGCTTCACTAA
- a CDS encoding glucose-1-phosphate adenylyltransferase codes for MMKKEMIAMLLAGGQGSRLGVLTAKVAKPAVAFGGKYRIIDFPLSNCINSGVDTVGVLTQYQPLRLNSHIGIGIPWDLDRNVGGVSILPPYEKSGNSEWYTGTANAIYQNLNYIETFHPDYVLILSGDHIYKMDYEVMLDFHKANQADVTIAAMPVPIEEASRFGIVVTDDAHQIKEFEEKPEHPSSNLASMGIYIFSWPVLKQALLDLSKQENCDFGKHIIPYCHGQDKRMFAYEYNGYWKDVGTLSSYWEANMELIDIIPEFNLYEEFWKIYTNAASLPPQYISGQAMVERSLISNGCEIYGEVRNSVIGAGVTIEEGAVVRDSILMQGVTIGKGCVVDKAIIAEDTKVGDHVTIGIGGEIPNKEKPDIYNHGLVTIGENSVIPSGVQIGKNTAISGVTTPEDYKDGVLGGGETLIKAGERS; via the coding sequence ATGATGAAAAAGGAAATGATTGCCATGCTTCTGGCAGGTGGACAAGGCAGTCGCCTGGGAGTACTGACGGCGAAAGTAGCAAAACCGGCAGTTGCATTTGGCGGCAAGTATCGTATCATTGATTTTCCGCTCAGCAACTGTATTAATTCAGGTGTTGACACCGTGGGCGTTCTGACGCAATATCAACCGCTTCGTCTGAACAGCCATATCGGAATCGGAATTCCGTGGGATCTGGATCGCAATGTAGGTGGAGTTTCCATTTTACCGCCCTATGAAAAGAGTGGGAACAGTGAGTGGTATACCGGAACAGCCAATGCGATTTACCAGAATCTGAATTACATAGAGACCTTTCATCCGGACTATGTACTGATCCTGTCCGGAGATCATATTTATAAAATGGATTATGAAGTGATGCTGGATTTCCACAAGGCGAATCAGGCGGATGTGACCATTGCGGCGATGCCGGTTCCGATTGAAGAGGCCAGCCGTTTTGGAATCGTTGTGACGGATGATGCACATCAGATCAAAGAATTTGAGGAAAAACCGGAGCATCCGAGCAGCAATCTTGCTTCTATGGGAATTTACATTTTCAGTTGGCCGGTATTAAAGCAGGCACTTCTGGATCTCTCCAAACAGGAGAACTGTGATTTCGGAAAGCATATCATCCCGTACTGTCACGGACAGGACAAGCGAATGTTCGCTTATGAATACAATGGCTACTGGAAAGATGTGGGAACCTTAAGTTCTTACTGGGAAGCCAATATGGAACTGATCGATATCATTCCGGAATTTAATCTTTATGAAGAATTCTGGAAGATTTACACCAATGCTGCCTCTCTTCCGCCGCAGTACATTTCCGGACAGGCTATGGTAGAACGAAGCCTGATCAGCAATGGCTGTGAGATCTACGGAGAAGTTCGCAATTCTGTGATCGGAGCAGGGGTGACGATTGAAGAGGGCGCGGTTGTCAGAGATTCCATTCTCATGCAGGGCGTGACCATCGGAAAAGGATGTGTGGTAGACAAGGCGATTATCGCGGAGGATACGAAGGTCGGAGATCATGTAACGATCGGTATCGGAGGCGAAATTCCAAATAAAGAAAAACCGGATATTTATAATCATGGTCTGGTTACGATCGGAGAAAATTCCGTGATTCCATCGGGAGTACAGATCGGCAAGAATACTGCCATCAGTGGCGTGACAACACCGGAAGATTACAAGGACGGAGTTCTTGGAGGCGGAGAAACATTGATAAAGGCAGGTGAAAGATCATGA
- the glgD gene encoding glucose-1-phosphate adenylyltransferase subunit GlgD: MRAVGLILAGGNSRKMQELTAKRAVAAMPVAGSYRAIDFALSNMSNSHIQKVAVLTQFNARSLNEHLNSSKWWDFGRKQGGLYVFSPTITADNGYWYRGTADAIYQNLDFLKRCHEPYVIITSGDAVYKMDYNKVLEYHIDKKADITVVCKDLAPGEDATRFGTVHMNENFRIEEFEEKPMVANSRTISTGIYIIRRRLLIDLIEHCAEEDRYDFVTDILIRYKNLKKIYGYKIENYWSNISTVEDYYRTNMDFLKPETRNYFFKEYPEVFSRVSDLPPAKYNPGAVVKNCLVGSGSIINGNVENSVLFKRTFVGNNCVIKNSIILNDVYLGDNTYIENCIVESRGTIRANTRHVGENGVKVVIEKNERYAL, encoded by the coding sequence ATGAGAGCAGTAGGTTTGATCCTTGCTGGAGGAAACAGCAGGAAAATGCAGGAATTGACAGCAAAGAGAGCAGTGGCAGCGATGCCGGTGGCAGGAAGCTACCGTGCGATTGATTTTGCACTGAGTAATATGAGCAATTCTCATATCCAGAAAGTTGCGGTACTGACGCAGTTTAACGCAAGATCACTGAATGAACATCTGAACTCTTCCAAGTGGTGGGATTTCGGAAGAAAGCAGGGAGGACTTTATGTCTTCAGCCCGACCATTACGGCAGACAATGGATACTGGTATCGGGGAACCGCGGATGCGATCTATCAGAATCTGGATTTCCTGAAACGGTGTCATGAGCCTTATGTGATCATTACCTCCGGTGATGCCGTCTACAAGATGGATTACAACAAGGTACTGGAATATCATATCGATAAAAAGGCAGATATTACTGTGGTATGCAAAGATCTTGCACCGGGAGAGGATGCGACCCGTTTCGGTACGGTGCATATGAATGAGAATTTTCGGATTGAAGAGTTTGAAGAGAAACCGATGGTGGCAAATTCCCGCACAATTTCCACCGGAATCTATATTATCCGCAGACGACTTCTGATCGATCTGATCGAGCATTGTGCGGAGGAAGACCGATATGATTTTGTAACCGATATTCTGATTCGCTACAAGAATCTGAAAAAGATATACGGTTATAAAATAGAGAACTATTGGAGCAACATCTCGACAGTGGAGGATTATTACCGAACCAATATGGATTTCCTCAAGCCTGAGACCAGAAACTATTTCTTTAAAGAGTATCCGGAAGTATTTTCCAGGGTCAGTGATCTGCCGCCGGCAAAATACAATCCGGGAGCCGTAGTAAAGAACTGTCTGGTAGGAAGCGGAAGTATCATTAATGGAAATGTTGAGAACTCTGTATTATTTAAGAGAACATTTGTGGGAAATAATTGCGTGATCAAGAACTCGATTATTTTGAATGATGTATATCTTGGCGACAATACTTACATTGAAAACTGCATCGTGGAAAGTCGTGGAACAATCAGAGCAAATACACGCCATGTCGGGGAAAACGGCGTGAAGGTTGTTATCGAAAAGAACGAAAGATACGCCTTATAA